TTGGTGAATAAAAATATTTTAATAGTAGATAGAAGGATTTTGAAAATATATTATTTGAAGATTCCATGTACAGATCAAGATCAGCTATAAAATCGGCGTCATATATAAGGAGTCTATTTTTATAGCCCCTGAGCATGCAGACGTAATTTACAATGTGTCCTATAGGAGGTATTGCTGTGGCCTTATTGTGAATTATATCATCTTTCTCAATAAAATTACTGATTGTTGATACTATTCTGGGAAGTTTAATCATGAATTGAAGAGGATTTTCAAAATAAGGTAGTGCATGGAATTTAATTTCATCTTCAGAAAATACGTTGGTCAGATCATCATTATCTGGTATAATTTCTTTTTTCATAGGGGCAAAAACGTGCAGATCTTTAAAATGCTCTGAATGGGTCTTTAGTTCCCAGTACCAGCCGTCAATATCTACTTTAAATCTGTCTTTTTCAGTTAATGAAAAAGGTAACCATGTTATAAGGACATATCTCATCTAATTCACCTTTTTATTTTTACAAATTAAAATTTACCACATAATATATTATGATAATAAGTTATTAATATATTTAGTGCTCTTATATACTCCCTTCAAATTACTATAACTTAAAACATCAACAAAGGTTTTAAAAAAGAAATTAAGTCATATTTATGCTTTGTTACTTTTTATTAATCCTGTTTTTTTAAGTTTAAATGATAATACATATACAATTAGAGCTAAAAGTATAGAAGCAATAGTTACATTGATATCAAAATTTGATATTAAACCGAACTGCCATAAACTCCATGAAAATGGATAAAAAAAGTATACTCCGCTGTTCATATCTAGAAGAAGCAAATCCAGCATATAATGAGTACTTAAACCCAAAATAAATAAAATTAATGCCATCCTTTTATCTTTAAAGAATAATGATAATACGGATGCCGTAACTAAAGATCCTGCAGGAGTGTGTAATGCTGCAAGCCAGTAATAGCTGTATATATCGAAATAAAGAAGTGGTATTGATATTTTTACAATATCTGGAATCAATGCTCCAA
The Methanobacterium sp. genome window above contains:
- a CDS encoding metal-dependent hydrolase — encoded protein: MPDWITHILVAWSICTLLGVKFRQFNSENTVLCMVGALIPDIVKISIPLLYFDIYSYYWLAALHTPAGSLVTASVLSLFFKDKRMALILFILGLSTHYMLDLLLLDMNSGVYFFYPFSWSLWQFGLISNFDINVTIASILLALIVYVLSFKLKKTGLIKSNKA